In Desulfomonilia bacterium, a single genomic region encodes these proteins:
- the pilB gene encoding type IV-A pilus assembly ATPase PilB, producing MATERIGERLVKNALITPEQLMEAQKAQRASGVRLGSQLVKLGYISEEELVGFLGQQYGLPAIVLKNTKVDHEAIKLVPQNIVLKYNAIPFARSGSTLKVAMTDPSNIFAVDDIKFLTGYSIEVYVTSEESLKWAIDNLYGKAEENEMEYALSGLEDFEEGVEIDESYDDVTAGNLAHEAEEAPIIKLVNLILVDAIKKGASDIHIEPYEKFVRVRFRLDGMLQEIMKPPMRFKNAITSRLKIMSKLDIAERRLPQDGRIKLRVQGGKEVEFRVSVLPTLFGEKVVLRILDKATLQLDMTKLGFEEEALKQFKEGIYKPWGMVLVTGPTGSGKTTTLYSAISELNRIDTNISTAEDPVEFDLPGINQVQMHEEIGLTFAAALRSFLRQDPDIILVGEIRDFETAEISIKAALTGHLVLSTLHTNDAPATINRLLNMGIEPFLVASSVNLIVAQRLARKICRECITNDDVPVETLIQMGMDPEVAKKVTPKRGSGCPVCNNSGFKGRVALYEVMTVGDSLKELILMGASASELKREAINQGMKTLRQSGLTKIAEGVTSVSEVLRTTMPD from the coding sequence CCGAAGAGGAACTGGTGGGTTTCCTGGGGCAGCAATACGGGCTTCCGGCAATTGTATTAAAGAATACCAAGGTGGATCATGAAGCAATAAAGCTTGTTCCACAGAACATTGTCCTTAAATATAACGCAATTCCCTTTGCCAGGTCAGGCTCAACGCTGAAAGTTGCAATGACCGATCCGTCAAATATCTTCGCCGTTGATGACATTAAATTCCTTACCGGCTATTCAATAGAAGTATATGTGACATCAGAGGAATCCCTTAAATGGGCAATAGATAACCTTTATGGCAAGGCTGAAGAAAATGAAATGGAGTATGCCCTGTCAGGCCTTGAAGACTTTGAAGAGGGGGTCGAAATTGATGAAAGCTATGATGATGTCACTGCCGGTAATCTTGCCCATGAAGCTGAAGAGGCCCCGATAATAAAGCTTGTTAACCTTATCCTTGTCGATGCGATAAAAAAGGGGGCGAGCGACATTCATATCGAGCCCTATGAAAAGTTCGTACGTGTCAGGTTCAGGCTTGACGGTATGCTTCAGGAAATTATGAAACCGCCCATGCGCTTCAAAAATGCAATCACATCAAGACTGAAGATCATGAGCAAGCTTGACATTGCCGAAAGAAGGCTTCCGCAGGACGGAAGGATCAAGCTGAGGGTTCAGGGCGGCAAGGAGGTTGAATTCCGCGTATCTGTGCTGCCGACGCTGTTCGGGGAAAAGGTAGTTCTTCGTATTCTGGACAAGGCGACTTTGCAGCTTGACATGACAAAACTCGGATTTGAAGAGGAAGCATTAAAACAATTCAAGGAAGGCATCTACAAACCCTGGGGTATGGTTCTGGTCACGGGTCCTACAGGCTCAGGCAAAACAACTACATTGTATTCGGCCATCTCCGAATTAAACAGAATCGATACCAATATATCGACCGCAGAAGATCCGGTCGAATTCGATCTCCCCGGCATCAACCAGGTACAGATGCATGAGGAAATCGGATTGACGTTCGCTGCTGCGTTGAGATCTTTTTTGAGGCAGGATCCTGACATCATCCTCGTCGGTGAAATCAGGGATTTCGAGACGGCGGAGATATCAATCAAGGCCGCCCTCACAGGGCACCTTGTCCTTTCCACCCTCCACACTAACGATGCCCCGGCAACAATCAACAGGCTTCTTAATATGGGAATCGAGCCTTTCCTTGTGGCCTCTTCGGTCAACCTTATAGTTGCTCAAAGGCTTGCAAGAAAGATCTGCAGGGAATGCATTACAAACGATGATGTCCCTGTTGAAACACTGATCCAGATGGGCATGGATCCTGAGGTTGCAAAAAAGGTTACACCGAAGAGAGGCAGCGGATGCCCTGTGTGCAATAACTCGGGTTTCAAAGGCAGGGTGGCCCTTTATGAAGTAATGACGGTAGGGGATTCTCTCAAGGAACTGATACTGATGGGTGCTTCAGCATCCGAGCTAAAGAGAGAGGCGATAAACCAGGGCATGAAAACGCTCAGGCAGAGTGGTCTGACGAAAATAGCCGAAGGTGTGACATCCGTGTCAGAGGTTCTAAGGACAACTATGCCGGATTAA